A portion of the Melitaea cinxia chromosome 1, ilMelCinx1.1, whole genome shotgun sequence genome contains these proteins:
- the LOC123654047 gene encoding mitochondrial import receptor subunit TOM40 homolog: protein MNGTEKQAEFFIPSISDLLKLIKIDSIYATSNSGKNSPRKDKYPPCPPSVDKAGGDAPAQKCPCRVPEATKSAGDRGITGAGVTGSRTSRVCEKDKEHALPEGASNPGLLRYIHNASRYRIPQCFEGACVSLKQSAKNNWVVGHSMSFSSVSPGGYKVLLSYVDKDKSMGLPYFVMEAAPGGQMSCEMRVGPSQGTRATVVAQIADAEIYSFESIFDAYFKTCTCSLITVNREFIALHYLQAITKKISLGAEVVARGHTAELSSASGAGRWVNDDHTVSVTLGNRGLDLCYARAIKPFLTVAAMFEVGFAIRRAVATLAYEWHTDQWTVRGSVDSDGLVGATLQRALGGKNSQLACAVSALLNHPNDKFRLGFGVTATII from the exons atgaATGGAACTGAAAAGCAAGCAGAATTTTTCATCCCATCAATTTCAGATttgttaaaactaattaaaatcgATTCAATATATGCAACATCTAATTCAGGAAAAAATAGCCCTAGAAAAGATAAATATCCTCCATGTCCACCTTCAGTGGACAAAGCTGGAGGTGACGCTCCAGCTCAAAAATGTCCGTGTAGGGTTCCAGAAGCTACAAAGTCTGCTGGCGATCGCGGTATTACGGGTGCCGGTGTAACGGGATCGCGTACCAGTCGTGTCTGCGAAAAAGATAAGGAACATGCCCTTCCTGAAGGAGCTTCCAATCCTGGTTTGCTTCGTTACATTCATAATGCTTCTCGATACCGAATACCGCAATGCTTCGAAGGTGCATGCGTGTCGCTCAAGCAAAGCGCTAAGAACAATTGGGTTGTCGGACATTCTATGTCTTTTAGTTCGGTTTCACCAGGAGGATATAAAGTATTACTGTCATATGTAGATAAAGACAAGTCTATGGGACTGCCCTACTTTGTCATGGAGGCAGCACCGGGTGGCCAGATGAGCTGCGAAATGCGTGTCGGGCCTTCGCAAGGAACTAGAGCCACAGTAGTGGCACAGATAGCTGATGCAGAAATCTATAGCTTTGAAAGTATTTTCGATGCTTACTTTAAAACCTGCACTTGTTCCCTTATAACAGTAAATAGAGAATTTATTGCCTTACATTATTTACAg gccataacaaaaaaaatatctcttgGCGCGGAAGTGGTAGCTAGAGGTCACACCGCGGAGCTGAGCTCGGCTTCCGGTGCTGGGCGCTGGGTCAACGACGACCACACTGTCAGTGTCACTCTAGGGAACAGAGGGCTAGATTTGTGCTATGCCAGGGCTATCAAACCATTTCTTACGGTTGCTGCTATGTTCGAg GTAGGTTTTGCGATTCGAAGAGCAGTTGCCACATTGGCTTACGAGTGGCACACTGATCAGTGGACAGTCCGCGGCTCCGTAGACTCCGACGGCCTGGTTGGCGCGACGCTGCAGAGGGCTCTAGGAGGCAAGAACTCTCAACTCGCTTGTGCCGTATCAGCTCTTCTCAATCACCCCAATGATAAATTCCGACTCGGTTTTGGCGTCACCGCTACTATTATTTAA